Proteins from one Amycolatopsis benzoatilytica AK 16/65 genomic window:
- the eno gene encoding phosphopyruvate hydratase, producing MALIEQVGAREILDSRGNPTVEVEVALDDGTLARAAVPSGASTGEHEAVELRDGDTGRYNGKGVERAVAAVLDEIGPDLVGTDAVDQRIVDQKLVDLDGTPAKSRLGANAILGVSLAVAKAAAESAELELFRYLGGPNAHVLPVPMLNILNGGAHADTDVDIQEFMIAPIGAESFREALRWGTEVYHSLKSVLKGRGLSTGLGDEGGFAPSLGNNREALDLILAAIEKAGYTPGRDVALALDVAATEFFSDGAYTFEGSKRSAEQMSAYYGELLRDYPLVSIEDPLSEDDWDGWVQLTAEVGDKVQLVGDDLFVTNPDRLEEGITRRAANALLVKVNQIGTLSETLDAVSLATSYGYKSMMSHRSGETEDTFIADLAVATGVGQIKTGAPARGERIAKYNQLLRIEETLADAARYAGDLAFPRFSAEV from the coding sequence GTGGCTCTCATCGAGCAGGTAGGCGCGCGCGAGATTCTCGATTCGCGCGGGAACCCGACCGTCGAGGTGGAGGTGGCGCTCGACGACGGCACGCTGGCCCGTGCGGCCGTGCCGTCCGGTGCGTCCACCGGCGAGCACGAGGCAGTCGAGCTGCGCGACGGCGACACCGGCCGTTACAACGGCAAGGGCGTCGAGCGCGCGGTCGCTGCGGTGCTGGACGAGATCGGCCCGGACCTGGTCGGCACCGACGCGGTGGACCAGCGGATCGTCGACCAGAAGCTGGTCGACCTCGACGGCACCCCCGCGAAGTCCCGGCTCGGCGCGAACGCCATCCTCGGCGTCTCGCTCGCCGTCGCGAAGGCCGCCGCGGAATCGGCTGAGCTGGAGCTGTTCCGCTACCTCGGCGGGCCGAACGCGCACGTGCTGCCGGTCCCGATGCTGAACATCCTCAACGGCGGCGCGCACGCCGACACCGACGTGGACATCCAGGAATTCATGATCGCGCCGATCGGCGCGGAGTCGTTCCGCGAAGCGCTGCGGTGGGGCACCGAGGTGTACCACTCGCTGAAGTCGGTGCTGAAGGGCCGCGGCCTTTCCACCGGTCTCGGCGACGAGGGCGGCTTCGCGCCGAGCCTCGGCAACAACCGCGAGGCGCTCGACCTGATCCTGGCCGCCATCGAGAAGGCCGGCTACACGCCGGGCCGCGACGTGGCGCTGGCGTTGGACGTCGCCGCCACCGAATTCTTCTCCGACGGCGCGTACACCTTCGAAGGTTCGAAGCGCAGCGCGGAGCAGATGTCCGCTTACTACGGCGAACTGCTGCGCGACTACCCGCTGGTCTCCATCGAGGACCCGCTGAGCGAGGACGACTGGGACGGCTGGGTCCAGCTGACCGCCGAGGTCGGCGACAAGGTCCAGCTCGTTGGTGACGACCTGTTCGTCACCAACCCGGACCGGCTCGAGGAAGGCATCACCCGCCGCGCGGCGAACGCGCTGCTGGTGAAGGTCAACCAGATCGGCACCCTGTCCGAGACGCTGGACGCGGTTTCGCTGGCCACCTCCTACGGTTACAAGTCGATGATGAGCCACCGGTCCGGCGAGACCGAGGACACCTTCATCGCGGACCTGGCGGTCGCCACCGGCGTCGGCCAGATCAAGACCGGCGCTCCGGCGCGCGGCGAGCGGATCGCGAAGTACAACCAGCTCCTGCGCATCGAGGAAACCCTCGCGGACGCCGCGCGCTACGCCGGCGACCTCGCCTTCCCGCGGTTCAGCGCGGAGGTCTGA
- a CDS encoding FtsB family cell division protein, with the protein MSTTRRAAVVAIVVCALAFTVAVPLRTYLSQRSEVRDQEAQQSQLQREVAQLRDRKAQLSDPAQIEAEARRRLRYVKPGEVPWMVQLPDDQSGTPAAAQPGTAGQPAPQAPWYQSLWAQVSGG; encoded by the coding sequence ATGTCGACCACCCGGCGGGCCGCCGTGGTGGCGATCGTCGTGTGTGCGCTGGCGTTCACGGTCGCCGTCCCGTTGCGCACCTATCTCTCCCAGCGGTCCGAGGTCCGGGACCAGGAAGCGCAGCAGTCCCAGCTGCAGCGCGAGGTCGCTCAGCTGCGCGACCGCAAAGCCCAGCTGAGCGACCCGGCCCAGATCGAGGCCGAGGCCCGCCGCCGGCTCCGCTACGTGAAGCCCGGAGAAGTGCCGTGGATGGTCCAGCTGCCGGACGACCAGTCCGGAACACCTGCGGCCGCGCAGCCCGGCACGGCTGGACAGCCCGCTCCGCAGGCGCCTTGGTACCAGAGCTTGTGGGCCCAGGTTTCCGGCGGTTGA
- a CDS encoding DUF501 domain-containing protein codes for MDRVNSSTETPRFEPVTDADREVIRQQLGRPPRALRAVAARCPSGHPSVVQTSPRLENGTPFPTLYYLTCPRLTSMVGTLEASGVMKEMTERLTTDPELAARYQRTHETYLAERDAIESLGTQVTAGGMPGRVKCLHVHLAHTLAAGPGVNPFGDETLAWVREQGWPTGECAK; via the coding sequence CTGGACCGCGTGAACAGCAGTACGGAGACACCCCGATTCGAGCCCGTCACCGATGCCGACCGCGAGGTCATCAGGCAGCAGCTGGGACGGCCGCCGCGGGCGTTGCGGGCAGTGGCCGCACGGTGCCCGAGCGGGCATCCCTCAGTGGTCCAGACCAGTCCACGACTGGAGAACGGCACCCCGTTCCCCACCTTGTACTACTTGACCTGCCCGCGGCTGACGTCGATGGTGGGCACGCTCGAGGCGTCCGGCGTGATGAAGGAGATGACCGAACGCCTCACCACCGACCCCGAACTCGCGGCGAGGTACCAGCGCACGCACGAGACTTACCTCGCCGAGCGCGACGCCATCGAGTCGCTCGGCACCCAGGTCACGGCAGGCGGCATGCCGGGGCGGGTGAAGTGCCTGCACGTCCACCTCGCGCACACGCTCGCGGCCGGTCCAGGCGTGAACCCGTTCGGGGACGAGACGCTGGCCTGGGTTCGGGAGCAGGGCTGGCCGACTGGGGAGTGCGCGAAGTAG
- a CDS encoding LysR family transcriptional regulator, with product MSLRQFEYVLAVAEAGSVTAAAEALHVAQPSVSQQIRGLERELGVQLFSRTPSGLVPTVVGRAFLRDAEVAVRAARRARATARAGADELVGELLIAAQMGLGTRQLPGALGALRKKFPRLEVTVFEEPNPAELEQLARRGVLDFALIASPCEEGLYEGHHLGDEEFVVVLGAGHRLLAADRVELRELEREQWIRFDHDSALDAMLTDLLRENGLSPTTVARVSQAATAVRWAAAGLGVTLVPASAVSEGCEHLVRPVFPLVSQPVVAAVRPGAGPAEMALLELLRQETWYRSVLPAA from the coding sequence ATGAGTCTTCGTCAGTTCGAGTACGTCCTGGCCGTAGCTGAGGCTGGGTCGGTGACCGCGGCGGCGGAGGCGTTGCACGTCGCGCAGCCGTCGGTTTCGCAGCAGATCCGCGGGCTGGAGCGCGAACTCGGCGTGCAGCTTTTCTCCCGCACGCCGAGCGGACTGGTGCCGACCGTGGTCGGTCGGGCGTTCCTCCGGGACGCCGAGGTCGCCGTGCGGGCGGCGCGGCGCGCTCGCGCGACCGCACGCGCGGGGGCGGACGAGCTGGTCGGCGAATTGCTGATCGCTGCGCAGATGGGGCTCGGCACGCGGCAGCTGCCGGGCGCGCTGGGGGCGTTGCGGAAGAAGTTTCCCCGGTTGGAAGTGACGGTCTTCGAGGAGCCGAACCCGGCCGAGCTGGAGCAGTTGGCGCGTCGTGGGGTACTGGACTTCGCGTTGATCGCGTCGCCCTGCGAGGAGGGGCTTTACGAGGGGCACCACCTCGGCGACGAGGAGTTCGTCGTGGTGCTCGGGGCCGGGCACCGGCTGCTCGCGGCGGATCGGGTCGAGTTGCGCGAGCTGGAACGGGAACAGTGGATCCGGTTCGACCACGACAGCGCACTCGACGCGATGCTGACCGACCTGCTCCGCGAGAACGGGCTCTCCCCGACGACGGTCGCACGCGTCTCGCAGGCAGCGACGGCGGTGCGGTGGGCGGCGGCCGGGCTGGGCGTGACGCTCGTTCCCGCTTCGGCGGTGTCGGAGGGCTGCGAACATCTGGTGCGGCCGGTGTTTCCGCTGGTGTCCCAGCCGGTCGTCGCGGCGGTCCGGCCCGGGGCTGGACCGGCGGAGATGGCGTTGCTGGAGCTGCTCCGGCAGGAGACCTGGTATCGGTCGGTGCTGCCGGCGGCGTGA
- a CDS encoding SDR family oxidoreductase, with protein sequence MNLTGKNAVITGGSTGMGFATAQLFVERGARVVITGRSQARLDSALARLGPRAAAIRGDVASLADLDALAAAVTDPIDALFVNAGIVHTAPLESMTEELYDDLFAVNVKGAYFTVQKLAPRLRPGAGVVLTTSTANVMGMPAISAYAAGKAALRSMARTLSAELLPRGVRVNAISPGPIDTEILAAGMPADAAAQFKADRAAENPMGRLGTPEEIARAVAFLAFEGTYATGIELVVDGGVTQL encoded by the coding sequence ATGAACCTGACGGGAAAGAACGCGGTCATTACCGGCGGCAGCACCGGAATGGGTTTCGCCACCGCGCAATTATTTGTCGAACGCGGCGCGCGAGTGGTGATCACCGGCCGTTCGCAAGCCCGATTGGATTCCGCACTGGCCCGGTTGGGGCCGCGGGCCGCCGCGATCCGGGGAGACGTGGCGTCATTGGCGGATCTGGACGCACTGGCCGCCGCGGTAACGGACCCGATCGACGCATTGTTCGTCAACGCCGGGATCGTGCACACGGCACCGCTCGAGTCGATGACCGAAGAGCTGTACGACGACCTGTTCGCCGTCAACGTAAAGGGCGCGTACTTCACGGTGCAGAAGCTGGCCCCGCGGCTGCGTCCGGGAGCCGGGGTCGTGCTGACCACCTCGACGGCGAACGTCATGGGCATGCCCGCGATCAGCGCTTATGCCGCGGGCAAGGCCGCGTTGCGTTCGATGGCCCGGACGCTCTCCGCGGAACTCCTGCCGCGCGGGGTTCGCGTCAACGCGATCAGCCCCGGCCCGATCGACACGGAGATCCTGGCAGCCGGGATGCCGGCGGACGCCGCGGCCCAGTTCAAGGCAGACCGCGCTGCGGAGAACCCGATGGGCAGGCTGGGAACGCCGGAGGAAATCGCACGGGCGGTGGCGTTCCTGGCGTTCGAGGGGACTTACGCGACCGGGATCGAGCTGGTCGTGGACGGAGGCGTCACGCAGCTGTGA
- a CDS encoding oxidoreductase — translation MATINPTTSNLAEFAGKRALVTGGSRGIGAAIVRQLLDAGASVLTTARSADAKAPDGAAFVQADVRTGTEALAADAQRILGGVDLLVHNAGGARPHSGALAIPDDEWRDALDLNLLAAVRLDALLAPAMRDRGSGAIVHISSAALRPPVPPFLHYVAAKTALEAYSKGLAAELAPAGIRVNAVSPGRTTTPGGVATRDQWTALAPAVGGDVPNVPLGRDGEPDDIANAVLFLLSDQASWLTGSTLVVDGGEFTR, via the coding sequence ATGGCCACAATCAATCCCACGACTTCCAACCTCGCCGAATTCGCCGGAAAAAGGGCGTTGGTCACCGGCGGCTCCCGAGGAATCGGGGCGGCAATCGTCCGTCAATTGCTGGACGCCGGAGCTTCGGTGCTCACCACCGCCCGCTCCGCCGACGCCAAGGCACCCGATGGCGCGGCTTTCGTCCAGGCCGACGTCCGCACCGGCACCGAGGCGCTGGCCGCCGACGCACAGCGCATTCTCGGCGGGGTAGACCTTCTGGTCCACAACGCTGGCGGGGCCCGCCCGCACTCCGGCGCGCTGGCCATTCCGGACGACGAATGGCGCGACGCCCTGGACCTGAACTTGCTGGCCGCGGTCCGGCTGGACGCCCTGCTCGCGCCCGCCATGCGCGACCGCGGCTCGGGCGCGATCGTGCACATTTCCTCGGCGGCGCTCCGCCCGCCAGTCCCGCCGTTCCTGCACTACGTCGCGGCGAAGACCGCCCTGGAGGCATACAGCAAGGGCCTGGCCGCCGAACTGGCTCCAGCGGGCATCCGCGTCAACGCCGTGTCCCCGGGCCGCACGACCACCCCCGGCGGCGTCGCGACCCGCGACCAGTGGACCGCGCTGGCCCCCGCGGTCGGCGGCGACGTCCCCAACGTCCCGCTGGGCCGCGACGGCGAGCCGGACGACATCGCCAACGCAGTGCTGTTTCTGCTGTCCGATCAAGCAAGCTGGCTGACCGGAAGCACGCTGGTCGTAGACGGCGGCGAATTCACCCGATGA